The genomic window gaaagtcagagtgactgaagtgatgctcaaccaaatcctatgtgttcgagcgaagacaatgagagcaaaccttatccataGCTGGATGAGTCagttttgcttgtagcccaagccaagttgtcgcgtgtgtttgaaatctaaccattggacacgtgtcagttccttagtgacctagggtcatttcagacatatcaggtcgggttgcctcctgggtataaatagcccaccccctaaaccataaattggtggctgcttagagttagtgcacaacttttgtcgtttgagagcaacccatctctgaagcatttgaaagagagatccttgcgaggactaagcccaaaacacccagagccaaagagtgttacgcatcactgaagtctttctgtccaagtgatctgaagacttgttaaacttgaggactgtgaaccctccagccggttaggtgtcgcgttctgagcatccaagagtcattatggattgccggtgaacgaactctgtgaaggtttggaagtctacatcgaagacttaccagagtgattgggcgaggactgggtgtccttatctcaaggggaataaggtgaagacacagtcttctgagttcaatctcaacctccctaaccggacgtacagttgtcacagcaactggaactggtctactaaatcattgtcttcaccaagcaactagttctatccACCTCTATCCTTACGTTGcaatttgtcttcgtgaagtcattggtTGCCTGCTTGATTCATTTGtcttcattgtgtgaagacttatatctgtttagcttcgtactatcttccatatTGATCTTGTCTTCCTAGTTGCagttagtcttcatgctttcactgtattgtatgcttgactaatgcttgcctagtgtagtcttcaTTCCGCTGCTTACTATATGGGCTTAGTTAAGGATGTCAATTTTATTCATGGACATGGATGCCCGTGGATAcgcgacccgaatggatagggttggGGTACGTTTTTATGTCCATGGACAACACCCGAACCCGATCCGATTATtcatgggtagggcatggatataattaTGTATCCGTGGATATACCCAAACCCAACCCGATAGTATGACATGTGGGGCAAAATTCAGTGATCCACACTGTCCCACCTTCCAACATAAATTTTCTgtataaaaaatgaaaaataaaccaTGAAATTTCTCCTTCACTGTATCTTACTGCACTGTCGCTTCTCATTCTTCTATCTCCTCGTTAAACGCCCCATTATTAAGCTACTCTGTCTCCTTGACTTACTCCCCCCACAGCCCTAGTCGTCGCTGCTGCCGGCCCGTCTAGTAGAGGTTTAGCACTTTAGCAGCCAAAGGTCCAACTCCATATCCCCACGACCCCTTCATCTTGGCTTCTCCACGCACCGAGCTGCGATGCGGCGCAGCTCGACATACAGGAGCGCTGCTGTGCCGAGAACCAGAAGCACGGCGGGATGGGTGTGCCGGGAGGCAGTCGTAGATCACGACGAGGAGTGTGAGCTGCGTGACCTTGGAGAAGGTAATGGCCACACCAGACAGACGACAACTGAAGCATGTATATTAGGTGTTTCTGTACGCCGTATATACATACACCTAATCTTTTAATCCCTCAATCCCTCTCTTATATGTATATTAGGTGTTCTTGTACGTGAGTGTGCATCATGTGATGTCCTAAATTTCTGTGAAGTACTCTTATACATAGTTTACATTAGCAACTGGAGCAGAGATTCACAGAATTAGGTATTTTTTGCTGGTTACTAATTTAGTCATAGTTCGTTGGTAcatgatgagggagtcctggattagggggtatccggacagccaaactatatactttggctggactgttggaccatgaagatacaagactcaagacttcgtcccgtgtccggatgggactctcctttgcgtggaaaacaagcttggcgatccggataatagatttccttctttgtaaccgactctgtgtaaacccttgccccctccggtgtctatataaaccggagggtttagtccttagagggagaatcataatcatcataggctagcttctagggtttagcctctacgatctcgtggtagatcaactcttgtaatactcatatcatcaagatcaatcaagcaggaagtagggttttacctccatctagagggcccgaacctgggtaaaacatcatgtcccttgcctcctgttaccattagccttagacgcacagatcgggaccccctacccgagatccgccggttttgacaccgacattggtgctttcattgagagttcctctgtgtggtcgcttcaaggctcgatggctccttcaatcatcaacaacaacacggtccagggtgagacttttctccccggacggatcttcgtgttcggcggcttcgcactgcgggccaattcgcttggccatctgaagcagatcgacagctacgcccctggccatcaggtcaggttcggaaacttgaactacacgaccgatgtccgcagagacttgatcttcgtcggactcgggcctatgccaggagcgccgaacagtcacggcgagcacggcttagacctgatgtctgacaatactcgggatatcgcacctgcaggagctccAGACATAAATCCGGGGCcgatcgcgtcgtccgaggacgggtggatggaccccgccctggaggccacacactcatcggcgatagagTCGAACACcggcttcacccccaaggaagcctgtgacaccggacccccggactaatgtccggctgtaggttccagtccgtgcgtccccgagcccgccgaatctggttgggcttcggtaatggagttcaccactgcggatatcttccaacactcgcccttgggcgacatgctgaactcgttaaagtctctctctttgtcaggagaatcttggccgaactatgtccggctcgagtgggaagcaggcggcgAGGGAATTCCACCGTCCGGACAACATTCAAGCATAGCAATTTAATTGCACTTACCATCGACCCAATAGTTTGTGGGTTCCATTTCACACGAACCCCTATGGGCATAAACCCATCAATAAAGATCTTCTaaaagatgccaggtgcaaaggccaagttttacagGCCCACAACCCTagcggttgtcttcggatcaccaaacaaataccatgccaaagaataagtcttcggcattgtccccttGTACAATAAACTACCATATACTATCGGGACGGACCGCGTTGGCTAGACCCAACGGGGTACAACATCAGGCCAAACCcgcgtgacatagtcacaattatgggcaaggccgaactccaccctTAGAGTGGAAATCATACTGCCGCTGGAATAGTGAGTTGTGCCCATTTATGAAATTTCGATTCGGCAGCCAACCACctggacaccaactgaggagtccgagCTACTTTATGGCATGATAGCCTGGTTCGCCCAGGCTCCGATCAGGCACCCGCGGTTCAACCACAATATGACATGCAACTGCCCTTAAGCATTTGTCTTTGCAGACTAACTTTCGCGTAGAACAGAACTGGCGACATGGAACCAGCTCGGGCGCACAAGGCAGGAACACacaagtacccccccccccccaaggagacAGTCCGGATACACTTTAGATCCACACACAGCCTCCTTCAGTCCGGCCATGACAGGTTCCGCCAACACACCTCTTTTCATACGCATAaaccgtactcatacgcatagacgtgtCACTCTACTACAATACGTAGACTAAAATAACTCACCGGCCGTCGTTCCTCATTAACGCTCTTTCCTTCGTCATAACGGCACCCGCACATAGTGTCATGCCCccactatgccaggggcttcataatactcataatatggcaacaaagttcGGCCAcattttcggtcgctcggcaccccgaacttatagcactatatgcatcagctccgaatcatgtcttgggtcattggttgggtttgcccggctcccatgttttggtaccttacgttccgctccattggctaaggtagcgttgggagaactactacgattgtgtcccggttcttccggacgagcacctcagtagagaaagccgaaaactggctgtcatgatacagcgagagctggtcagctgttcgagaggttgtaaaatctttaaagatttattcggcataatgccattataaatgcaaagtgcgatggatcggtcttccgatcaggcgccgttagagcccctcgtacggtctttcgaacactaggggctgcacccaccatactcgaattcctatggctaagtgagagtgataaggtcctatagtctgattgcctagttcgcgatgatgaacacctccttcaaggacccaaaaatgggacaaagagtgttcaggtatgtcccgaacacccccgtactttttatgtgggggcagaagctgacgactggctaactctcaggatttatatatactcaacggccgcacaggaagaaaAAATGTCCATATAACAGGCAGTAAACAATAAAAGTGCCAATATCCcatattacaaaggacaacatgactgccttcagggaaatataatgtctttcgtacactgatccgccacaaggcgggctcctttcagaaTACCTTCAtagtataattcgggcttgcgatgctccttaccctccagcggtccctcagtcatcagcttctcagcatcaagcttcccctagtgcaccttcgcacgggcaaacgccatgcgtgcaccctctatgcagaccgatcACTTAATGCCGtcgagccgagggcaagcaccaacaatctgcttcacgagtctgaagtaactgcttggaattggctcagcgggccacagccggacaactaagtccttcatggctggttcggccgcctggtgcagttcgaccagctgctttagctgatcgataaagggcaccaaataatttggcgccaaatactgtgaccagaaatgcttctccgcagacttcttctcctcagcccggtagaattaggcagcatcagatatgttgcgcggcaggtccgcaaacgcccctggcaaaacaagaattcagcttgtcgcttagagttcctCCCATTACTATGTAAAAATTGCTTTGAGTACAAagggccttaccagccgcaaccttccgtgcctcctgaatgtcctttAGTGCACCTCGGGCTTCCGCCCGAGCATCATCTGCGGCTTGGACAACTTGGGCGAGTTCAGACTCTTTCcctgctagactctgctccaaggcctcgcttttcttcacggcctcctggagctctcgctcagcttcaatgaccctggcctcgtgtttctcgcgaagagcctgctcggcggcggccttcttgtcggcttcggccacaaccttcttTAGTGCCTCAGTTTCGGCACTCGCTTCTAGAGCATACAATACAAGTGTTTTCATCCGGCACAACTACTAATTCGTGCTCAACTGGGCAAAcggtttcgacataccttgcttgtccgccaactgcttcttcacgcggccaagttcttctttggcccgttcCAGACTTCGCTTTAGTCCGGACACCTCTGCATTATGAGAAGCGGTCgtcgctacagacgcctgttttcaaacaaaggaaTATACGTCATTAACTGAGTCTCCTGCAAAgcggaaatttgatcccctgtccggctctTTCTCTTTCAccagacagtgcatcaggggctactactcatactatGACAACCCTTCAAAGGTTtttaaaaacatacctcaaagccttttataaggctaaggcaggattcattcagtacgctctcagcggactgaatcttttcaatcaccgtgcccatgaGGGCGCGATGCTCATCGACGATGGACGCACTATTTAGCGCTGTCGATAGACCGCCCGGCAACTCTGCTTGGATAGAGGTTGCTGGCGGAACGGGCTTGCCTCTCTCTATAAAGGGGGGCTGCTTGCCCGATCCTGGAGCTTTAaaggtctccaggaccgtgtccggGTGCGGGCCGAATCTAAGATCACCCCGGGCGCGTATGTGTGTCCACGACCATGGGAACCGCTACTCCCGTGTATCCGGCCCCAGGGATATGCCCTCCCTGGTCCGGgtcccgttgagacgacacctcggtgtcgtgcctaggcttcggggaaggggcctctagaggcgtctcgctctccagggcatctgagctcagtgaatcctccgatgaggactgtccggcgtgGGACCTTGCCGGGCTGCACAAAGTATGGCGACAGTTAAACTACCACATCCTAATAACCCCGGGCGCGTATGTGTGTTCGGATTTCATGTACTCACgactttaccaggggctgggccctgggatcccactccgggctgctattggCAGCCTCGGTGGATGCCTCCGGAGGGAACTTTTCCCTCTctttggcgattcggcctccagaGATGAGGAGGTCGTactcttcttccctccccccatggaggactcgtcttcttcctcctcctcttcgtcttcggaggaggagtgGTCGCTgtagtcttcggattttgtgttcGAAGCGTCGCGGCGACGGAGGCCGCTCCGGGTCtctttgaccttcttggaggcctctttctacgacgcctcgtaaggcgctgggaccagcatcttcgttagaagaggtcccGCCGGTTCCTCCGCCAGTGGGGCCAGATAGTGAATCCGCCCCACCTTCTTTGTCCATTCTTGGGATAATTACAGAAAGCTCGATAAGGCGTCTTCCTCAGGATACGCTAGCTAAACATGGATAGACAAAACACAGGCgatgacttaccggacttgcggagcgggacagttgatacccgcggtcctcggcggagcccgaccatggtttgccggacttgaagaacaccctccagatgtccttgtgcgaggagccgtaGAGCTCCCGTAGGGTCTGATGCTCGGTCGAgtcgtattcccacaaattacAGGCTCGGTGCTGGCAAGGGAGAAACAGGCGAACTaacatgacctggactacattgatgagtttgacatccttgtcaaCCACGCTCAGACGTGTGTTTGGAGCACCGATAGCtcatcggatgaggaccagttcaggcctttcttgggccaggacgtgagccgcagtggggctccggatctgaattcaggagcagcggcccactttttac from Triticum aestivum cultivar Chinese Spring chromosome 3B, IWGSC CS RefSeq v2.1, whole genome shotgun sequence includes these protein-coding regions:
- the LOC123067503 gene encoding tol-Pal system protein TolA; this translates as MEASVATTASHNAEVSGLKRSLERAKEELGRVKKQLADKQEASAETEALKKVVAEADKKAAAEQALREKHEARVIEAERELQEAVKKSEALEQSLAGKESELAQVVQAADDARAEARGALKDIQEARKVAAGKALCTQSNFYIVMGGTLSDNCRLSGVAITFSKVTQLTLLVVIYDCLPAHPSRRASGSRHSSAPVCRAAPHRSSVRGEAKMKGSWGYGVGPLAAKVLNLY